The Streptomyces sp. NBC_01268 genome segment GTACCAGGGGCGGTCCGTCGCACCCTGGTCGGTGCGGGGCCGGTGCTCCGCGTCCGGGTCGTTCACGGTGAAGCCGGTCTCACCGGGCATCAGGTAGTGCAGGTGCTCGCGGGCGAGCCGGCGCACGTAGGCGGGATCCTGGAGGCGGGCCTTCTCGTCCCGCAGTTCCTCGACCCGCTGCGCCGCCTCGGCGGACTTGCGCTGCTGGTCGGCGATCTCGCCCTGCTGGGAGACGTACTGCCGCATCGGGTAGGCGAGCGCCACCACCAGCGAGCACACGACCAGCGCGAGGAAGGCCGCGCGGCCGGTGAGGCGGGAGCGGCGGGCCTGCCGGCGGGTCTGGGAGCGGTAGACACGGGCGGCGGTCTGCTCGCCGAGCAGCCTGATCCGGGTCGCGGTCGAGAACCGGTCCCGGTCCTTCACGGCCATGTCGTACGCCTCCCCTGTCGCTGCCGGCCCTCTTCACACGCACGTCCCCGCACACGGTACGGGACCGAGTGCGGGGACGTACGGATCAGAGCAGGTGTCAGCCCTTGAAGCGCGGGAAGGCGCTGCGGCCGGCGTACACCGCGGCGTCGTCGAGGATCTCCTCGATGCGCAGCAGCTGGTTGTACTTGGCGACGCGCTCGGAGCGGGCCGGGGCGCCGGTCTTGATCTGGCCGCAGTTGGTGGCGACGGCCAGGTCGGCGATGGTGACGTCCTCGGTCTCGCCGGAGCGGTGCGACATCATGCACTTGAAGCCGCTGCGCTGGGCCAGCTCGACGGCGTCGAGGGTCTCGGTCAGCGAGCCGATCTGGTTGACCTTGACCAGGAGGGCGTTCGCGGAGCCCTCCTCGATGCCGCGGGCGAGGCGCTCGGGGTTGGTGACGAACAGGTCGTCGCCGACCAGCTGCACCTTGCTGCCCAGCTTGTCGGTGATGACCTTCCAGCCGGCCCAGTCGTCCTCGAACAGCGGGTCCTCGATGGAGACCAGCGGGTACGCGGAGACGAGCTCCTCGTAGTACTCGGTCATCTCGGCGGCCGAGCGGGACTTGCCCTCGAACTCGTACGTGCCGTCCTTGTAGAACTCGGAGGCGGCGCAGTCGAGCGCGAGCGCGATGTCCTTGCCCGGGACGTAGCCGGCCTGCTTGATGGCCTCGAGGATGAGGTCGAGCGCGGCGCGGTTGGAGTCCAGGTTCGGGGCGAAGCCGCCCTCGTCGCCGAGGCCGGTGGACAGGCCCTTCTCCTTCAGCACCTTCTTGAGGGTGTGGTAGACCTCGGTGCCCCAGCGCAGGGCCTCGGAGAAGGACTCCGCGCCGATCGGCGCGATCATGAACTCCTGGATGTCCACGTTGGAGTCGGCGTGCGAGCCGCCGTTCAGGATGTTCATCATCGGAACGGGCAGCAGGTGCGCGTTCGGGCCGCCGAGGTAGCGGAAGAGCGGCAGGTCCGAGGCCTCGGAGGCGGCGTGCGCGACGGCGAGGGAGACGCCGAGGATGGCGTTGGCGCCGAGCGAGGACTTGTCCGGGGTGGCGTCCAGGTCGAACATCGCCTGGTCGATCAGACGCTGCTCGGTGGCGTCGTAGCCGACGAGCTCCGGGCCGATCTGCTCGATGACCGCGAGGACGGCCTTCTCGACACCCTTGCCCTGGTAACGGTTGGGGTCACCGTCGCGGAGCTCAAGGGCCTCGAACGCACCGGTGGAGGCACCGGACGGCACGGCAGCACGACCGGTGCTGCCGTCGTCGAGGCCGACCTCGACCTCGACCGTGGGGTTGCCTCGGGAGTCCAGGATTTCCCGGGCTACGACGACGTCGATGGACGGCACGAGCATCTCCTTCTGGGATGTGACGCTGGGTGTGACGCATGCGGCAAGGTCTCGTTCGCCTTGCGACATGAGCCTAACCGGCTCTGGGGCTCCAGCCGGCCGGACGCCCGCCCCCTGGGACGAAAAAGGACCCAAGGGCACGCATCTGAGGACGAAAGACCCATGACTACTGATCGGTAGGGGTCTGAACGGGGAAACCCCGGTCCGGAGCGCACGGGGGAAGGGCGCTCCGGACCGGGGTGGTCACCGCGGGTGGGTCGTCAGGCTCACTTGAGGTGGAGCTGCTGGCCCGGGTAGATCAGGTCGGCGTTCTCGACGACGTCCTTGTTCAGCTCGAACAGCTTGGCCCAGCCGCCCTTGACGCCGTGCGCCTGGGCGATCTTGCTGAGGGTGTCGCCGGCGACGACCTTGTACTCGCCGTCGCCCTTCTTCACCTTCTTGCCGGTCGGAGTGGTGACCGTCTTCTTCGAGACGGTCTTCTTCGACGTGGTCTTCGGCGCCTGGCGCTGCTCGCTGCGGGTCGTCGGCTGCTCGGTGGAGCGCTTCGACGACGACGAGGAGGAAGAGGAGGACGAGGAGGAGCTGGAGCTCGACGAGCTGGAGGAGCTCGACGAGGCGGAGCCGCCGTCGTAGGAGGCGCTGGAGAGACCCACGCCACAGCTCGGCCACGCACCCTTGCCCTGGCCGGCCAGGACCTTCTCGGCGATGGCGATCTGCTGCGACTTCGACGCCTGGTTGGCGGTCGCGGCGTAGGCGGTGCCGCCGTACGCGGCCCAGGTGGAGGCCGAGAACTGAAGGCCGCCGTAGTAGCCGTTGCCGGTGTTGATGGACCAGTTGCCGCCGGACTCGCACGCGGCGACGGCGTCCCACTCGGAGGCGGTGGCGGCCGAGGCGGTGCCCGCGGCCATCAGCGGGGCGGCGACGGCGACACCGGTGACGCCGACGAGCGTGGCGACGCGGGTGGCCTTGGAGGGACGACGGTGTTTGCCCTTGTTACCGGAAAACAGCATGGGAATTCTCCTCACCGACGCCTACGAGGTGAGCTGTCGGGTTCGGACCTGATGAGTTGTCCGGCCGCGTGTCCTTGCACGCGGCTTCACCCCAAGCCGATCGTCGGCCGTCTGTCTCAACGGCCGGGGCCGGCACTTACCTTGGGTCCCCCGCTCCTGCCTTCGGCGCTTGCGCGACGACTTCCCGTCGGTCGGCGGCAGGATTCGGCGTACCGGTCGACGGGGCCCGCGGTGGCGAGCGGTCACGACCGTAGACATAGACCCGGTGGAAGTTCAAAGACCATCAACCCGGAAATATCGCCCCTACTTGCTCCCCCGAGTGGGGTGTTTGCGCAGGTGAGGGGCGACGCGAGCAAACTTTGCGGACGTGACACGCCAGTTCGGCAAGAGAGACCCATGTCTCACTTACTCATAACGGACATTCAGCAGCGAACTACTCCGCCGCGACGGTGGATTCGGCCTTCAACTCAAGGCTCTGACCAGGGATGATGAGGTCCGGGTCCGCACCGACCGTGTTCTTGTTGGCGTCATAGAGGGCGGCCCAGCCGCCGGGCAGCGCGTTCTCCTGCGCAATGTCCGACAGGCTGTCACCCGGCTTGACGGTGTATTCGTCAGCCTTGCCCGAGTTGTCCGACTTCTCCCCGGTGACCGCGCTCTCCGTCGACTCCGCGCCGTCGGCGCCCTCGCCCGTCGACCCGTCAGTCGGGGCCGCATGACGCCCGGATTCGGGCGCGGTGTCCGAGTTGCCCGAATCCTCCGGCGCAGCGTCACCGCGGTGCTTGCCCGTGCCGGGAGCAGCCGGGTCCGTCGTGCCGGGCGTGCCGGGCGTGCCGGGCGTGCCGGAGGTGTCCGGCGTGCCGGGCGTGACCGGCGTGCTCGGCGTCGCGGAGCCGTCGGGGGTGGCCGGGGTCACGGGCGGGGTCGTGGCGCCGCCCGACGGCGTGGCCGGCGTCACGGGGGTGGCCGGGGTCGTGGCGGTCGTCCCGGAGCCGGCCGGCTGACCGTCGGTCCGGTTGGACTCGGCGACCGGGCCCGTGGACGCCTTGGGCTTGACGGCGGGCCCCGGGGAGACAGCGGGCTTCTTGCCGTCGTTCTTCAGACCGGCGATCGGCGCACAGGTGGCCCACTGGGTGTCGCCCGCGGCGAGCGCCTTGTCGGCGATGGCGATCTGCTGCGCCCGGCTGGCGAGGTCGGGGCTCGGCGCGTACGCCAGGCCGCCGTGCCGCTCCCAGCTCTCCTGGGTGAACTGGAGACCGCCGTAGAGTCCGTTGCCGAAGTTGGCGCTCCACGCGCCGCCCGACTCGCATTCGGCGACCCGGTCCCAGGTCGGGGCGTCCGCCGCGGAGGCGGAGCCGGTGGCGAGCAACGGCAGGGCCATGGCCGAGCCGGTGACGCCCGCCGCGACGACGAGAGCGGGGGCCTGGCGGGGTCTGCGGTGTCGTCCGTTCCCGGAGCGCATACGGACTGCCTTTCGCGTGGCTGCTGAGATGCCGGTGAACGTAGCGGCATTCGAACGTGAGTCACAAGTCGATGCAGCGGAGATCACGCGAAGATCACATTTCTGACGTGCCGTCAGTCACGCGTCAGTCGCGGGCCCCTTTGTGGGAAGCGCTGAACTCCACCGGAAGCGTGCGCAGGCCACGCATGATCAGCCCACCGCGCCACCGCAGTTCCTCCGGATCGGCCCCAAGTCGCAGGTCCGGCAGGCGAGTCAGCAGCGTCGCCAGCGCCGTCTGTCCCTCCAGGCGCGCCAGCGGAGCCCCCAGGCAGTAGTGGATGCCGTGCCCGTACCCGAGATGCTGGTTGTCACGCCGCGCCAGATCCAGGGTGTCGGGCTCGTCGAAGCGCGCCGGGTCGCGGTCGGCGGCGGCCAGCACCACCAGGACCGGGTCGCCGGCCGGGATCTCCTGCCCGCCGATCGTCAGCGCCTGGGTGGCGAAGCGCCAGGTCGCCATCTCGACCGGCCCGTCGTACCGCAGCAGCTCCTCGACGCCCGTCTCCAGCAGCCCCGTCTCGCCCGCGGCGACCGACTCCTGGAGCCGCGCCCGCTGGTCCGGGTTGCGCAGCAGCGCGTACACGCCGTTGCCGATGAGGTTGACCGTGGTCTCGAATCCGGCGAAGAGAAGGATGAAGGCCATCGCGGCGGCCTCGTTCTCGGTGAGGTGCTCGCCGTGGTCGGAGGCCTTGATGAGCCCGGAGATCAGGTCGTCCCCCGGGGCCTCGCGCTTCTTGTGGATCAGTTCGAGCAGATAGCCGCGCATCTTCTTCACCGAGCGCGCCACCCCGCCGCGCGGCCCGCCGCCGTGCCGGATCATCATCCCGGCCCAGTCCCGGAAGTCGTCCTGGTCCTCGCTCGGCACGCCCAGCAGGTCGCAGATCGCGTAGATGGGGAGCGGGAAGGCGAACTCGTGAATGAGGTCCGCGCTCCCCTTCTCCACGAAGGCGTCGATGAGCCGGTCCGTGAGCTCCTGCACGCGCGGCGCGAACTCCGCCACCCGGCGCGGGGTGAACGCCTTCGACACGAGCCGCCGCAGCCGGGTGTGGTCCGGCGGGTCGATGTTGAGCAGGTGGGTCATCAGCTCGGCCTTGCGCTCGCCCGGAATGCCCGTCTTGCCCTTGGCGTGCGCCGGCTCGTCGTGGTGCGCCGGGTTCTTCGACAGCCGCTGGTCGGCGAGCGCCTGCCGCGCGTCCGCGTACCGGGTCACCAGCCAGGCCTCCACCCCGCTGGGCAGCTTCGCCCGGTGCACCGGCGCGTGCTCGCGCAGCCAGGCGTAGGCGGGGTACGGATCGGTGGCGAACTCCCAGGTGAAGAGCTCGGGAGCGGGGGGCGGAACGGAAGCGGCGGGGGGCTGGTCGGGCATGCTCCCGACACTAACCCCCCGCCCGGGCGGGCACGCGCCCCCGTACGGTCGCGCGGCCCGCCCGCTCGTCACCTCCGGGCGTACCCCTCTCCTACAGCCGGGCGTACACGCCCTTCGCCGTCAGCTGGTCGAAGGCCAGCCGGACCACGGTGGTGCTGTCGACCGGGAGCGGACCGCCCACGGTGGTGATCTCCGCGTCCGTCAGGTGGCGCCGGATCAGCGTGAACTCGTCCAGCGAGCCCGTCAGCCGGTCCTTGTCCGCCCCCACGCTGTCGGGGCGCGCCCCGAGCTGGAGGCCGCGCACGTCGAAGCCGTCCTCGGAGGTCACGGCACCGGAGACGGCACCGGTCGCCACGGACTGCAGGGCGGTGCCGTCGCCGACCGACAGGGTCAGCGTGCCGCCCTGCCGGCGCAGCACGACGTGCCGCCAGGTGCCGTCGCCGAAGACGGTCCCGGCCGGGGCCGCCGCCTCCAGGCCGGTGATGCCCCGGTCGGTCTGGACGTGGGCGACGACCTTGTTCTCCTGGGAGAGGGCGCGGATCCACAGCTGGCGTTCCGAGGTACCGGTCCCGTACGCCCAGACGAGCACCGGGCTGGTGTTGTCGGCCTGCCGGAAGCGCACCCAGGTCGCCAGGGTGAAGTCGCCCGAGCCGAGCGCCCGGTCCTCCCCGTAGGGGAGCTCCACGGCGCCGGTCCTCCCGTCGAGGTCGAGGCCGCGGCCGAACCGGCCGCCGGTGTCGGTGACGGTGGCGCCGGGGCGCACGACGCCGTGGCCGCAGTGCCGGGAGGCGTCGGGGGTGGCGCGGGCGGCCGGGTCGTCGGCGGGCCGGGTCACCAGGTGCTGCTCGGTGTGGCCGCCCTCCATGGTCCACCAGACGTACGGGTCGCGCGGGGCGCTCGATCCGCCGACGGCCGTGTTGTAGAGGCCGGTCTCCTCGGTCGCCGTCAGGGCCCGCTTGTAGTAGCGGAAGTCGTCGAGCTGGCCGGTGAGGACGTCGGTGCCGGTGGGCTTGGAGCCGACGCGGAAGCCCTCGGGGGCGGCGATGCCGTCCGTGAAGGAGCCGGTCAGGCCCTCGGCGGTGGTGGGGGTGCCGTTGTCGACGCGCAGGGTGACGGTGGTCGCCCCGGCCTCCGGGGTGGCCTTCTTGCGGGTCAGGGTCAGCAGGTGCCAGGCGTTGTCGCCGAACGCGACCCGGTCGGTCCTCGTGTCGATCACGTCGAGCGGGATCGAGGCGCCGGCGGTCTCCAGGCGGGCCGTCAGCCGGTCGGCGGACGGCTTGGCCCGCACCCACAGCGAGGGCTTGCCCGAGGTGGACCCGTACGCCCAGAGCAGCGCCGCGTCCTGCGGGTTCGCCGTGGAGTCGTAACGGAACCAGAGGGCGAAGGTGAACTCGCCCGTGCCGTTGTCGACGGCGGGGACGTAGGGCACCTCCACGCCCGGCAGGTTCGGGCCGACGGCGAGGGCGCCGCCTCCGATGCGGCCCTTGACGACCGCGCTCTCGGTGCTGGTGGTGCCGAGCACGGTGCCGTCGGCGCAGTGGCCGGAGACGTCGTCCTGGATGCGGGTGTTCACGAGGGCGACCGGGTCGGCGGTGTCGATCACCTCGAAGGGGAGGTGGGCCTTCAGCGCGGCCGGGGCCACGTCCTCGGGCCGCGCCCCGCGCAGGGCCTCCCGGTCCTGGTCGGACAGGACCGTGCCGTACAGCCGGAACTCGTCGAGGGTGCCGGTGAACCCGTCGGTGGCGTCCGTGCCGGGCTTGTCGCCGAGGCGGATGCCGGACGGGTCGGCGGTGCGCGCCGGGGCGAGCCGGCCGACGTCGGTGCGGGTGTCCTGGGCGGAGAGGCCGTCGACCCGGAGGGTGACGGCGGCGCCCTGGCGGGTGAGGACCAGGTGGTGCCAGAGGCCGTCGCCGAAGGCCTTCGCGGTCGGGTGCGCGGGAGCCTTGAGGGTCAGCGTGACGTGCTGCCCGCTGTCGCCCTCGACCCGGGCCATGACCTGGTCGTTCTGCGGCTGCACCCGGACCCACACCTGCGGCCGGGGGTCGCCGACCCCGTACGCCCACAGCAGGGTCTGCTGCGGGGTGGCGGCGGTGGCGTCGTACCGGAAGAAGAGGGAGTACGTGACGTCCCCGGCGCCCGGGTCGAGCTCGGGCGCGTACGGCAGGTCGGCGGAGCCGGCGTTGCCGCCGGCGCCGCCGTCCAGCTTGAGGCCCTGCCCGAAGCTCCGCGTGCCGAACTGCGCGCCCGGGGCGAGCGTGGCGCCGCTGCCGAGGTAGGCGTCGTCGGCCTGGACGGTCGTGTCGGGGCTGGTGCGGCCGGCGGCCGGGGAGGTCTGCGGTAGCGCGGTGCCCTGGGCGGCGAAGGTGCCGGGGATGCCGAGCTCGCCGACGGTGAAGCGGGTGAAGTAGACGTGCTCGGCCGAGAAGGTCTGGCCGCCCTCGTGCACCATGCCGATCTCGCCGGCGGACAGCTCGGCCAGGTCGGAGTAGCCGGCCCGGTCCCCGAGCACCTTGGCGACCTGCCCGCCGGGGGCGTCCTGCCAGGTCTCCCCGCGGTCGTCGGAGTAGCGGATCCGCATGCCCTGGCGCAGCGTCATGTGCGAGGGCGTCGACATGAGGAGGAGGTCGCCGGGGCGGCTGCGGTAGGTCTGGCGGGGTGCGAGCAGGCCGACCTGCACGTCCGGCCCCTTGAATCCCCTGGTCAGCCCCAGCTTCGGCACCTTGAGGGCGCCGGTCGTGTCGTCGACGGCGCTCGTGTGGGTGCGGTGGCCCTCCACCTGGGTGGCGTCGGTCGCGCTGACCCGTACGTCGTAGGGGCTGCGGGCGCTGACGTAGACCTGGCCGCCGGGCAGTTCGGCCACCACCGGCTCGCCGGGCTTGGCGACGGGGGCGTCCGCGGTGGTGCCGGGCGGCAGCGCGGGCAGGTCCTCGGCGCGCAGGAAGGAGTTCTCCGTGACGCTCGCGGTCCAGTTCCGGCCGTGGTCGTCGCTGTAGAGGACGCCGGCCCGCTGGTCCTCGGCCCCGGCGGTGTCGCTCGCGGTCTCGTAGGCGCCGACGACCAGGCGCCCGGCGTGCGGGCCCTCCTGGATCTGGATGCCGTGCGAGGGGCCGGTGCCGAACCACTTCCGGCCGCTCGTCGTCAGGCGCGGAACGGCCCGCGGGGCGCCGAAGCTCAGGCCGTCGTCGTCGCTCTGCTGCACCCAGGACATGCGGGTGCTGACCGGGGTGGAGGTCTCGGAGTTGGAGAGGAGCAGGACGGTGCCGTCCTCGTCGGCGACCGGCGAGGGGTTGCCGCGCACGTGCGGTGCGTCCGGGTCGGTCTCGGTGCCGGAGAGGACGACCCGGATCGGGGACCAGGTGCGTCCGTCGTTGGTGGAGCGGCGCATCACGATGTCGATGGGGCCGCGGTCCGCGCACGAGGGGGAGGTGCGGCCCTCGGCGAAGGCGAGCAGGGAGCCCTTGGCGGTCTTCACCAGGGTCGGGATGCGGAAGCAGCCGTAGCCGGCGGTCCCGGAGCGGAAGAGGACCTGCTGGGTGCCGAGGTCGCCGTCGGCGGATATGCGGGTGCCGCTCGCGGCTGCGGGTGCCGCGGCGGCGAGGCCGAGCGCGGGCACCATCGGGAGGAGGGCCGCGAGGGCGGCGAGGGAGACCGGCCAGGCCCCCGGGCGGCGCCCGCCGCTATGTCGCCCGGACTCACGTTTGCCATGTCCACTGCGGAATCGGTTCATGATCGAGAACCTAGACGCCCGCCGCTCGGGGAAGCCCGGATTCCGCCTCCGGCCCCGCGGTTGTGATCGTCACGTGACGCCCCGTGGCCTAGATTCACCCCGTGGATGCCCAGTTGCTCAGAAGTACGTTCGCGGTCGTCGAGAGACGGGCCGAGCACGCCGTCACCTTCTTCTACTCGCACCTCTTCTGGAACAACCCGGGCATGCGCGCGCTCTTCCCCCAGGACCTGGCCCCCCAGCGCGACCGCCTCTTCGCCGCCCTCACCCATGTGGTGACCCACCTGGAGGAGCCGCGACTCGCCCACTACCTGCGCGAACTGGGCCGCGACCACCGCAAGTTCCTCGCCACGCCCGCCCTCTACTCCGCCGTCGGCACCAGCCTGCTCGCCGCCTTCGCGCACGCCTCGGGACCCGCCTGGACGATCGAGGCCGAGAAGGCCTGGACCGAGGCGTACGGGCGGGTCGCCGAGCTGATGGCGGCCGGCGCCGAGGAGTCCGAGAAGGAGGGGCAGCCGGCCTGGTGGGACGCCGACGTCGTCGGCCACGAGCGGTACGGGGACGACCTGGCCCTGCTGACCCTGCGGCCCCGCCGCCCCTACCCGTACCTGCCCGGGCAGTACGTCAGCGTCAGCACCCTCCACGTGCCCCGGGTCTGGCGCACCTACTCCCTCGCCAACGCGCCCCGCGCCGACGGCACCCTCGAACTCCACGTCAGCCGGGTCACGGGCGGCCCGATGAGCACCGCCCTCACCGAACTGCTGCGGGTCGGCGAGACACTGCGGCTCAGCAGCCCCGGCGGCGCGCTCACCGCCCGCACCCCGCCCGGAAAGCCCCGCACCTACATCGCGGCCGGCACCGGCTGGGCACCCGTGCGGGCCCTCCTGGAGGAGGCCGCCGAGGACGAACCCGAGCTGGAGGGGCGCCTGTTCGTCGTCGCCCGGGCCAAGGAGTACCTGTACGGGAGACCGGACGCCGAGCGGTTGTGCGCGCTCATACCCGGCCTGCACGTCACCTACATCACCGCCGCGCCCCGCCGCCCCCGCGACCAGGCCACCGAACGCCTCGTCCAGGCCCTCCGGGCGGCCGTCCACTGGCCGGCCCACGACGTCTACCTCGCCGGCCCGCCCGGCTTCCTCGGCGAGGTCGCCGAGGAACTGGAGGAGCTCGGCACCGACCCGGCGCGCGTCTTCCACGACACGCTCCCGGCCGTGGGCCGCTACACCACACGCCCCAACACCCGCGCGGAGTGGCTGATCGAGCCGCCCCCGCTGCACTGGCACAACCCGGAGGCCCGGGCCCCGCGCGAGAGATGAACCCCCGGGCCCCGGCCCCTGGCTGCTACTCGGTGCCGACGCCCTCGCCGACGCCCTCCGCCTCGCGGATCGCGTCCCGGTAGAGCCGGCCGGCCGCCCGCAGCGCCGCCTCCGGGTCGACCCCGGCGGCCTCCGCCCGTACCGCGAGGGCGAGCAGCTCGTACCCGATGCCGTCCCCCGTGGGCGGGGCGACGCCCAGCCCGGCCGTGCGCACCCGGCCCGCCAGCTTCGCGGCGAGCGCGAGACCCGGCTGCCCGAGCGGCACCCCGTCGGTCACGGACTCCCGCCGCTTCTCGGCGGCCTTGGTCCGCAGCCAGTGCTCCTTGACCTCCTCCGGCGTCTCGGCGGTCGCGTCGCCGAAGACGTGCGGATGCCGGTGGATCAGCTTCTCCACGATCGTCCCGGCCACGTCGTCCACGGAGAACGGCTCCTCGGCGTCCTCCTGCGCGATCCTGGCGTGGAACACCACCTGGAGCAGCACGTCGCCGAGCTCCTCGCGCAGCGCCTCCCGGTCGCCGTCCTCGATGGCCTCGACGAGCTCGTACGCCTCCTCGATCGCGTACTTCGCCAGCCCCTCGTGCGTCTGCCGCGAGGACCACGGGCACTCCCGCCGGATGCGGTCCATGACCTGCACGAGGTCGAGCAGCCGGGCCCCCGGAAGGTCGTACGAGCCGGGCAGCAGCTCCAGGTCGGGCATGGCCACGCGGCCCGAACCGGCGAGCCGGGCGAGGCCGTCGGTCAGCGCCGCGTCCCCCTCCCCCGACGGCAGCACGAGGACGGTCCGGCCCCCCGCGCACGCCTCGACCAGCTCCTGGGCCGAGGGCCGCAGGAGCTCGACGTCGACCCCGGCCTCGCGCAGATACGGCAGCTGGGGGTGGCCGGCGTCGGGGCACAGCACCCGGTCGGCCGCGCGCAGCGCCTGCCAGGCGGGCCAGGACAGCAGCCCGGGCGCGACGCGGTGGCTGGCGGTGAGCAGGACGATGCGGCCGGGGTCAGGGTTCTGGGCGTTCACCCTCCGAACCTACCCCGGCCCACGGGTCACAGGTTCTGCTCGGGCGCCCTGGTGATCTGCCGCACCCACGGCGCGGTGTAGGCGGCGAGCTGGATCTTGTCGTCGTCCCAGCTCCCGAAGCGCGGGTTGACGTCGATCCGCAGCGCCTTGGAGGCCTGCCCGAAGGCCTCGGTGAGCTTCTTCTGCCCCTCGGGGGTGTCGGTGACGCCCAGCTTCTCGGCGATCTTGTTCATGAGGACGGCCCGCCGTGCGACGTCGTCGATCTGGTCGGGCGCGACGCCCTGCTGCTGGAGCAGCACGGCCGCCATCTGCTGCTCGCCGCCGCTCTGGCGGGCGAAGTCGCCGCGGGTCTTCTGGATCTCCCCACGGCTCGCGCTGACCCCGTTGTCCGCGGCGACCTTGTCGACGACCCGGTCGAAGATCATGCCGTGCAGCTTGCGCCGGCTGAGGTCACCGGTCTCCTTGATCAGCTGCACGGACTGCGGGGAGGCCTGCTGGGCGGCCCGCACGTCCTCGACCTGCGCCTGCAGGCTGGAGACCTCGATCCGCTGCCCGCCGACGACGGCCGCCGCCCCGGGATGGGCGTCACTGCCGCAGGCGGTGAGGAGGGGGGCCGCGGCGAGCAGGGCGACGGCGGAGACGGAGAGCGCGGTGCGGCGGTGCAAAGGAGCCTCCCGGCGTGGGTCGTGCGTCAGTGGGACGACCGTGCGGTGATCGATGTTAGGCAGTCGCCGTGGC includes the following:
- a CDS encoding SurA N-terminal domain-containing protein; protein product: MHRRTALSVSAVALLAAAPLLTACGSDAHPGAAAVVGGQRIEVSSLQAQVEDVRAAQQASPQSVQLIKETGDLSRRKLHGMIFDRVVDKVAADNGVSASRGEIQKTRGDFARQSGGEQQMAAVLLQQQGVAPDQIDDVARRAVLMNKIAEKLGVTDTPEGQKKLTEAFGQASKALRIDVNPRFGSWDDDKIQLAAYTAPWVRQITRAPEQNL
- a CDS encoding nucleoside triphosphate pyrophosphohydrolase; its protein translation is MNAQNPDPGRIVLLTASHRVAPGLLSWPAWQALRAADRVLCPDAGHPQLPYLREAGVDVELLRPSAQELVEACAGGRTVLVLPSGEGDAALTDGLARLAGSGRVAMPDLELLPGSYDLPGARLLDLVQVMDRIRRECPWSSRQTHEGLAKYAIEEAYELVEAIEDGDREALREELGDVLLQVVFHARIAQEDAEEPFSVDDVAGTIVEKLIHRHPHVFGDATAETPEEVKEHWLRTKAAEKRRESVTDGVPLGQPGLALAAKLAGRVRTAGLGVAPPTGDGIGYELLALAVRAEAAGVDPEAALRAAGRLYRDAIREAEGVGEGVGTE